From the Babylonia areolata isolate BAREFJ2019XMU chromosome 15, ASM4173473v1, whole genome shotgun sequence genome, one window contains:
- the LOC143290077 gene encoding uncharacterized protein LOC143290077 — MAAVCFSFSRPATCALNLLRAQSGATVLQMSSVLAHDFPVLHHVQAIGAPPPLTAQVRCLSTQKEIDDNLKKYAEGKFDSFPDPGHLEHFKERSKPPKPVAEDAEVVDASSIQGDQQVAGSPAAGLGRDSHSITSQQGPQQSPELPMGSYTLPHPIWSEDQLHDVKITHKPPEGIVDKCLSKEIEGM; from the exons ATGGCGGCTGTGTGTTTTTCGTTTTCAAGACCAGCGACATGTGCACTGAATTTGTTACGGGCTCAGTCAGGTGCAACAGTACTCCAAATGTCATCAGTTCTGGCACATGATTTTCCCGTTCTTCACCACGTTCAAGCCATTGGTGCGCCACCACCCTTGACTGCACAG GTCAGGTGTTTATCGACCCAGAAAGAGATTGATGACAACCTCAAGAAATATGCCGAGGGCAAGTTTGACAGCTTTCCTGATCCTGGTCATCTGGAACATTtcaa GGAGAGGTCAAAGCCGCCAAAGCCTGTGGCGGAAGATGCGGAAGTGGTGGATGCCTCCTCCATTCAGGGGGACCAGCAGGTGGCAGGGTCCCCGGCAGCGGGTCTGGGTAGAGATTCCCACAGCATCACTTCCCAGCAAGGGCCCCAGCAGTCCCCGGAGCTCCCCATGGGAAGctataccctcccccaccccatctg GTCAGAAGATCAGCTGCATGATGTGAAGATCACCCACAAACCACCAGAAGGCATTGTTGATAAG TGTTTGAGTAAGGAGATTGAGGGCATGTAA
- the LOC143290232 gene encoding solute carrier family 49 member 4-like, whose protein sequence is MTRKQFWLVAMIYGTSLGTLNTWSSVLDVILKPHGINEAEAGWIGFYATCSACFVSLVIARFADFFKRIMKLLVLFSYILGTTAFVVFALTATKVIPPSNALFYVTIITGITALNAAVPLMFELSCELSYPVGEGTTNVILTIVNNIFGLIFLLLMMIPGIGSQWTIWVLVGTSGGCLPLLFFMKERYNRLEIDEHRSDVIDQEIVFPDPQH, encoded by the exons ATGAC ACGCAAACAGTTCTGGTTGGTGGCTATGATTTACGGAACATCTCTGGGAACACTTAACACGTGGTCCAGTGTTCTTGACGTCATACTGAAACCGCATGGCATTAATGAG gctgaagCTGGATGGATAGGATTTTACGCCACCTGCAGTGCTTGTTTTGTTTCCCTTGTCATTGCAAG GTTTGCCGATTTCTTCAAGCGCATCATGAAATTGCTGGTCTTGTTTTCTTACATCTTGGGGACTACTGCCTTCGTCGTCTTCGCTCTGACCGCCACCAAAGTCATCCCACCTTCCAACG CTCTGTTCTACGTCACCATCATCACGGGCATCACCGCCCTGAACGCAGCCGTGCCCTTGATGTTCGAGCTGTCCTGTGAGCTGTCCTACCCTGTGGGCGAGGGCACCACCAACGTCATCCTCACCATCGTCAACAACATCTTCGGCCTCATCTTCCTTCTGCTCATGATGATCCCTGGCATTG gtTCACAGTGGACCAtctgggtgctggtggggacgTCAGGGGGTTGTCTGCCCCTCCTTTTCTTCATGAAGGAACGCTACAACAGACTGGAGATAGATGAACACCGCTCTGACGTCATAGACCAGGAGATTGTTTTCCCTGATCCACAACACTGA